Proteins encoded within one genomic window of Bemisia tabaci chromosome 2, PGI_BMITA_v3:
- the LOC109030016 gene encoding uncharacterized protein: protein MKTPAPKRQSKRVSNTENLKPTKKGRGCAPLPVNGRTALRNISNQSKNINKEASKQNYGVKKTPNYLKPTFSTLQKCTKKKIKPFDEKPACKDSSGLSVPKNESHKDNSADSSVTRVSENIFDFDEDLEGQELERTCNQAGKEPKTSEKEAKPDFASPLRIELAPVRKILPATPKPPVNKVLSILKSSLSSPLVKTPRTVEKKLPEFFKTPTPQSPVQQATSSALLVDDVLETFDRPPRRSYSRPRPLTDLSTLDEPNSDEDDKVKEQEIKVVEEKECKRNPKKRKKTTKATAQDKQFEELAAAMNSQFSQVEDFQLVVE, encoded by the exons ATGAAGACACCTGCACCTAAAAGACAAAGTAAAAGAGTTTCAaatactgaaaatttgaaaccaaCCAAAAAGGGGAGAGGATGTGCACCTCTTCCAGTTAATGGAAGAACAGCTCTTAGGAATATATCAAAT caatccaaaaacatcaacaaggaaGCATCAAAGCAAAATTATGGTGTAAAGAAAACTCCAAATTATTTGAAACCAACATTTTCCACTCTACAGAAATGcacgaaaaagaaaatcaaaccaTTTGATGAAAAACCTGCCTGCAAGGATTCCAGTGGATTGTCAGTTCCTAAAAATGAAAGTCACAAAGATAA CTCTGCAGATTCTTCAGTCACAAGagtttcagaaaatatttttgatttcgATGAAGATTTGGAGGGCCAAGAACTCGAGAGAACTTGCAACCAGGCAGGTAAAGAACCAAAAACCAGTGAAAAAGAAGCAAAACCCGATTTTGCATCTCCCCTGAGGATCGAACTAGCACCGGTGCGCAAGATCCTACCAGCCACTCCGAAACCACCAGTGAACAAAGTATTATCCATCCTGAAGTCGAGCCTGTCATCTCCGTTAGTCAAAACACCTCGTACAGTGGAAAAGAAGTTGCCAGAGTTCTTCAAAACCCCAACTCCTCAAAGTCCAGTCCAACAAGCAACCAGCTCCGCTCTGCTTGTCGACGATGTACTCGAAACGTTTGATCGT CCGCCAAGGAGATCGTACTCAAGACCACGACCACTCACGGACTTAAGTACTCTTGATGAGCCAAACTCTGACGAGGATGATAAAGTAAAAGAGCAGGAAATTAAAGTAGTGGAAGAAAAAGAGTGCAAGCGCAATCCAAAAAAGCGAAAGAAGACTACTAAAGCCACTGCTCAG GACAAACAATTTGAAGAACTTGCTGCAGCTATGAATTCACAGTTCAGCCAAGTGGAAGATTTTCAACTGGTTGTGGAGTGA